In one Aulosira sp. FACHB-615 genomic region, the following are encoded:
- a CDS encoding class I SAM-dependent methyltransferase: MPDQLPLSDYKQQIADLFNRRSPTYDQSEWHLQIAHRLVEYAQLRPGDQVLDIATGTAMAAIAAAQVVGAGGKVVGIDISSGMLEQAQQKVTALGLTNIEFQLADAESLDFPANSFDCILCSSALIWMENFPGALQHWHQFLKPGGLLGFHAFADTAFIASIVVQKVLAKYGIALYLNQPTGTTEKCRHLLETAGYDSIEIISEQYGSYISLEQAKAMWLGSSYPAPGQFPNPFSQLSTVEIEQVKAEFELELAALETAQGIWNDITTFFIFGRKPVIQ, translated from the coding sequence ATGCCCGATCAACTCCCACTCAGCGACTACAAGCAACAAATAGCTGACCTCTTTAATCGCAGAAGTCCAACTTATGATCAAAGCGAGTGGCATTTACAAATTGCTCATCGTTTGGTGGAATATGCCCAACTGCGTCCAGGAGATCAGGTATTAGATATTGCAACTGGTACGGCGATGGCTGCAATTGCGGCGGCTCAAGTTGTAGGCGCTGGAGGTAAGGTAGTTGGTATAGATATTTCATCGGGAATGCTGGAACAAGCACAACAAAAAGTCACAGCATTAGGGCTGACCAATATTGAATTTCAATTAGCGGATGCAGAATCCCTCGACTTTCCAGCTAACAGTTTTGACTGTATTTTGTGTTCTTCCGCATTGATTTGGATGGAAAATTTTCCAGGTGCATTACAGCATTGGCATCAATTTTTAAAACCTGGGGGTTTACTTGGGTTTCATGCCTTTGCAGATACCGCTTTTATTGCCAGTATTGTGGTGCAGAAAGTTTTGGCAAAGTATGGCATTGCTCTTTATTTAAACCAGCCTACAGGCACAACAGAAAAGTGTCGTCATTTACTAGAAACAGCAGGTTATGACTCCATTGAAATTATATCTGAGCAATATGGCAGTTATATTAGTTTAGAGCAAGCTAAGGCAATGTGGTTGGGTAGTTCTTATCCAGCACCGGGGCAATTTCCTAATCCTTTTTCGCAGTTATCAACAGTAGAAATAGAGCAAGTTAAGGCAGAATTTGAATTAGAATTAGCTGCTTTAGAAACTGCACAAGGAATTTGGAATGATATTACTACATTTTTTATCTTTGGGCGGAAACCAGTTATACAGTAG
- a CDS encoding leucine-rich repeat domain-containing protein — MTQDELLALIEQAATEGWRELDLSGQDLVELPGEIDKLKQLESLILGKKVEGYEFVGNRYLEKVSGNNLKTLPHELLGLPNLRKLDISGNPLESIPDVVTQILHLEELILIRVELTEISDAIAKLTNLRQLDLSSNKITEIPDAIAQLTNLRQLDLSHNKITEIPDAIAQLTNLRQLDLSHNKITEIPDAITQLTNLRQLDLSHNKITEIPDAITQLTNLTQLYLSFNKITGIPEALAQLINLRVVDLNSNQITEILEALAQLTNLRVVDLGSNKITEIPEALAQLTNLTELHLYDNAITEIPEALAKLTNLTQLILFFNQITEIPEALAQLTNLTELHLSSNQITEIPEALTKLTNLTQLDLGSNKITEIPEAIANLTNLTHLDLSNNQITEIPEVIANLTNLTHLDLSNNQITTIPETLDKLTNLTQLYLSGNQITEIPEAIANLTNLTQFYLSGNQITEIPIEILHSHDAQNIFNYLRQIRTSKTRPLHEAKILLVGQGSVGKTSLIERLIRNKYDKNQPQTDGLNVQTWNVSVNSKDIRLNVWDFGGQEIYHATHQFFLTKRSLYLLVCNCRTSEEENRIEYWLKLIESFGGQSPVIIVGNKRDEQPLDINRKALREKYPNIQAIIETSCQDNIGIDELRTAIFQEIANLKEVYDLLPLSWFEVKQQLESMPQDFISYSNYIGICYENKIPEEQNQEQLIDLLHRLGLVLNFRDHPILKDTNVLKPNWVTEGIYALLSDEILKTQTKGIFTPADLSRILNPERYPIQRHNYLIGLMKEFELCFALECHPPQFLIAGLLPKDQPEETELEGETLEFQYHYKVLPESIISRFIVNTHEKIYNQVYWRSGVMLQYQENNEIYNIARIKADPEDKKIFIAISGRKETRRLFLGILRHDFQKIHKSLPNLEITEWVPVPGYPNHPPLDYQELLGLEAMGESTVTIGKLKLKLNLRQLLDGYESLESRQKLQRVGLESDRLTIVNKIYNSNQAEYKPMTQNTNNFHNSNIANFANQVQDNASQQASDFTQTSGANITEILQLIGNLRQTAAQFPPDIRDDITIDIDDVEAEIHKPEPERNKPKLKKRLIALLTAAGLIAGHIAGITDFTNNVMEIGDKLGIELQLPAGK, encoded by the coding sequence ATGACGCAGGATGAGTTGTTGGCACTGATAGAGCAAGCGGCGACTGAGGGTTGGCGAGAGTTAGACTTGTCGGGGCAAGATTTAGTTGAGTTACCTGGGGAAATTGATAAGTTAAAGCAGCTTGAGTCTTTGATTTTGGGAAAGAAGGTTGAAGGTTATGAATTCGTAGGAAACCGCTATCTCGAAAAGGTTTCAGGCAACAATTTAAAAACTCTTCCACACGAACTATTGGGTTTGCCTAATTTGCGTAAGTTGGATATTAGCGGCAATCCTTTAGAGAGCATTCCCGATGTGGTAACGCAAATACTACATTTAGAGGAACTTATTTTAATTCGAGTAGAGCTAACTGAAATATCTGATGCGATCGCTAAATTAACAAATCTGAGGCAGCTTGACCTCAGTAGCAACAAAATTACCGAGATACCTGATGCGATCGCGCAATTAACAAATCTGAGGCAGCTTGACCTCAGTCACAACAAAATTACCGAGATACCTGATGCGATCGCGCAATTAACAAATCTGAGGCAGCTTGACCTCAGTCACAACAAAATTACCGAGATACCTGATGCGATCACGCAATTAACAAATCTGAGGCAGCTTGACCTCAGTCACAACAAAATTACCGAGATACCTGATGCGATCACGCAATTAACAAATCTGACACAGCTTTACCTCAGTTTCAACAAAATTACCGGGATACCAGAGGCACTAGCGCAATTAATCAATCTGAGGGTAGTTGACCTCAATTCCAACCAAATAACAGAGATACTAGAGGCACTAGCGCAATTAACCAATTTGAGGGTAGTTGACCTCGGTTCCAACAAAATTACCGAGATTCCAGAGGCGCTGGCGCAATTAACCAATCTGACAGAGCTTCACCTCTATGACAACGCAATTACCGAGATACCAGAGGCGCTGGCTAAATTAACCAATCTGACGCAGCTTATCCTCTTTTTTAACCAAATTACCGAGATTCCAGAGGCACTGGCGCAATTAACCAATCTGACGGAGCTTCACCTCAGTTCCAACCAAATAACCGAGATACCAGAGGCGCTAACTAAATTAACTAATCTGACACAGCTTGACCTCGGTTCCAACAAAATTACCGAGATACCAGAGGCGATTGCAAATTTAACCAATCTGACGCACCTTGACCTCAGTAACAACCAAATAACCGAAATCCCAGAGGTGATCGCAAATTTAACTAATCTGACGCACCTTGACCTTAGTAACAACCAAATAACCACAATCCCAGAGACATTGGATAAATTAACCAATCTCACCCAGCTTTATCTTAGTGGCAACCAAATCACCGAAATCCCAGAGGCGATCGCAAATTTAACCAATCTCACCCAGTTTTACCTCAGTGGCAACCAAATAACCGAGATTCCCATAGAAATTCTTCATTCACACGACGCACAAAATATTTTTAATTACTTGAGGCAAATTCGCACAAGTAAAACTCGACCATTACACGAAGCTAAAATCCTGCTTGTTGGACAAGGTAGCGTCGGCAAAACATCCCTCATCGAGCGACTAATCCGCAATAAATATGATAAAAATCAACCCCAAACCGACGGACTGAATGTCCAAACTTGGAACGTGTCGGTGAATAGCAAAGACATTCGCCTGAATGTTTGGGACTTTGGCGGACAAGAAATTTACCATGCTACCCATCAGTTTTTTTTGACTAAGCGCAGCCTCTATCTCTTAGTTTGCAATTGCCGCACCAGCGAAGAAGAAAACCGCATTGAATATTGGCTGAAATTAATTGAAAGCTTCGGCGGACAGTCACCCGTGATTATTGTTGGCAACAAAAGAGACGAACAACCCCTCGACATCAACCGCAAAGCATTACGCGAAAAATATCCCAATATTCAAGCCATTATCGAAACTTCCTGCCAAGACAATATCGGTATTGATGAACTCCGCACCGCTATTTTTCAGGAAATTGCCAACCTCAAAGAAGTCTACGACCTTCTACCCCTCTCATGGTTTGAGGTAAAACAACAACTCGAATCAATGCCCCAAGACTTCATTAGCTACAGCAACTATATTGGCATTTGCTACGAAAACAAAATTCCCGAAGAACAAAACCAAGAACAACTTATCGACTTGCTGCATCGACTCGGCTTAGTTCTCAACTTCCGCGACCATCCCATCCTCAAAGATACCAACGTCCTTAAACCCAACTGGGTGACAGAAGGTATTTACGCACTTCTCAGCGATGAAATTCTCAAAACTCAAACCAAAGGTATTTTCACCCCCGCCGACCTCAGCCGTATTCTTAATCCAGAACGTTACCCCATCCAGCGCCACAATTATCTGATTGGGCTAATGAAAGAATTTGAGCTTTGCTTTGCCCTGGAATGTCACCCACCACAATTTTTGATTGCCGGACTTCTACCCAAAGACCAACCAGAAGAAACAGAATTAGAAGGGGAAACCCTAGAATTTCAATACCATTACAAAGTTCTCCCAGAAAGTATTATTTCTCGTTTTATCGTCAACACCCACGAAAAAATCTATAACCAAGTCTATTGGCGCAGTGGCGTAATGCTGCAATATCAAGAAAACAACGAAATCTATAACATTGCGCGGATAAAAGCCGACCCTGAAGACAAAAAAATCTTCATCGCCATTAGCGGACGCAAAGAAACCCGCCGCTTATTTCTCGGTATCCTCCGCCATGACTTCCAAAAAATCCACAAAAGTCTCCCCAACCTCGAAATCACCGAATGGGTTCCCGTCCCCGGCTATCCCAATCATCCCCCCCTCGACTATCAAGAACTCTTGGGACTTGAGGCAATGGGTGAAAGCACAGTTACTATCGGCAAATTAAAATTAAAACTGAATTTACGTCAACTTTTAGACGGCTACGAATCATTAGAATCGCGGCAGAAATTACAAAGAGTCGGTTTAGAGAGCGATCGCCTGACAATTGTCAACAAGATTTACAATAGCAACCAAGCAGAATATAAACCTATGACACAAAACACAAACAACTTTCACAACTCAAACATTGCCAACTTTGCCAACCAAGTCCAAGATAACGCCAGTCAGCAAGCCTCGGATTTCACTCAAACCAGTGGCGCAAACATCACCGAAATTCTGCAACTAATCGGCAACCTACGCCAAACCGCCGCCCAATTTCCGCCAGACATCCGCGACGACATCACTATCGATATTGATGATGTAGAAGCCGAAATTCACAAGCCAGAACCAGAACGCAATAAACCCAAACTCAAAAAGCGTCTCATTGCTTTACTTACTGCGGCTGGTTTAATTGCTGGTCATATTGCAGGTATCACAGATTTTACAAATAATGTTATGGAAATAGGCGACAAATTAGGGATAGAACTACAGCTTCCTGCTGGAAAGTAG
- a CDS encoding GxxExxY protein, translating to METNRQDAKNAKRREPSQELDKLAYAVIGAAIEVHQILGPGFLEEVYQEALIIEFLRRGIPHEFEKSVTVYYKGHEVGKGRLDFLVANSLIVELKAVQNLAPIHEAQVLSYLKMTKYPLGLLINFNVPLLKDGIKRIILSS from the coding sequence ATGGAAACGAACCGCCAAGATGCCAAGAACGCCAAGAGAAGAGAACCAAGTCAAGAGTTAGATAAACTAGCTTATGCTGTGATTGGAGCAGCGATCGAGGTGCATCAGATTCTGGGGCCAGGGTTTTTAGAGGAGGTGTATCAGGAGGCACTAATTATAGAATTTTTAAGGAGAGGAATACCTCATGAGTTTGAAAAGAGCGTAACAGTTTATTACAAAGGCCATGAAGTAGGTAAAGGTAGATTAGATTTCTTGGTTGCTAATTCTCTAATTGTGGAGTTAAAAGCAGTCCAAAACCTAGCCCCGATTCACGAAGCACAAGTCCTTTCTTACCTAAAAATGACCAAATATCCTCTAGGTCTCCTCATAAATTTTAATGTCCCTCTTCTCAAAGACGGCATCAAACGCATTATCCTTTCTTCTTAA
- a CDS encoding phosphoadenylyl-sulfate reductase — protein sequence MVAAHTDLNIAALEAEYSQKSPREILKFALDTFDNMAISFSGAEDVVLIDIASKITKNFRVFTLDTGRLHPETYQLLDKVREHYGIKLEVMFPDAAEVQALVEEKGLFSFYQDGHKECCAIRKVRPLRRKLNTLDAWVTGQRKDQSPSTRNHIPVIEVDTAFSTEDHQLIKFNPLANWSSAQVWEYIRALDVPYNKLHERGFISIGCEPCTRPVLPNQHEREGRWWWEESTAKECGLHLGNLQK from the coding sequence ATGGTAGCCGCCCATACGGATTTAAATATTGCAGCTTTAGAAGCAGAATATAGCCAAAAATCACCGAGAGAAATTCTCAAATTTGCCTTGGACACTTTTGACAACATGGCAATTTCTTTCAGTGGTGCAGAAGATGTTGTATTGATTGATATTGCTTCTAAAATCACTAAAAACTTCCGAGTTTTTACCCTCGATACCGGGCGCTTGCACCCAGAAACATATCAGTTGTTAGATAAAGTCAGAGAACATTATGGCATTAAGCTAGAAGTTATGTTCCCTGATGCCGCAGAAGTCCAAGCTTTGGTAGAAGAAAAAGGATTGTTTAGCTTTTATCAAGATGGTCACAAAGAATGCTGTGCTATCCGCAAAGTTAGACCACTGCGCCGCAAGCTAAATACTTTGGATGCTTGGGTGACAGGACAGCGTAAAGACCAAAGTCCCAGCACCCGCAACCATATTCCCGTCATTGAAGTTGATACCGCATTTTCTACCGAAGACCATCAGTTAATTAAATTCAACCCCTTAGCTAACTGGTCTTCGGCACAGGTATGGGAATATATTCGCGCTTTAGATGTACCTTACAACAAATTACACGAACGCGGTTTTATTAGTATTGGTTGCGAACCTTGTACTAGACCAGTTCTTCCAAATCAGCACGAACGCGAAGGTCGTTGGTGGTGGGAAGAGTCTACTGCTAAAGAGTGTGGTCTACACTTAGGGAATTTACAAAAATAG
- a CDS encoding tetratricopeptide repeat protein has product MKLRLWEQKRVKENKALAMVVLTVLSAITLVSCNRDKNVLVTEIGLTPPSRRTIKTSQAGALYLQGQNQHLKGDLQAAIASYTKAINLNPDYSAAYKGRGLAYFDTGDKQKAIDDYNEALRLSPNDAEAYNSRGNARASLGDNRGAIADYTQAVKLSPNYAEAYNNRANARAAIGERDGSLEDYDQAIILNPRYAIAYNNRGNARAAQGDKQGAISDYNEAIRLNPNFAPAYNNRGNARAAQGDKQGAMKDLEQAAAILQRQGNNDLYQQVMNNMQELGQ; this is encoded by the coding sequence ATGAAGCTGCGGTTATGGGAGCAAAAGCGGGTGAAGGAAAATAAAGCATTGGCTATGGTTGTGCTGACTGTGTTGAGTGCAATTACCCTTGTCTCTTGCAATCGAGATAAGAATGTTTTGGTGACAGAAATCGGCCTTACTCCTCCTAGCCGCCGGACTATTAAAACTTCACAAGCTGGGGCGCTGTATCTTCAAGGACAAAATCAGCACCTCAAAGGCGACTTACAAGCAGCGATCGCATCTTATACTAAAGCCATCAATCTCAACCCTGACTATAGTGCAGCTTATAAAGGGCGGGGACTGGCTTATTTTGATACAGGTGACAAACAAAAAGCCATCGATGATTATAACGAAGCCTTGCGCCTGTCTCCCAACGATGCCGAAGCTTATAACAGTCGGGGAAACGCCCGCGCCTCTTTGGGAGATAATCGAGGTGCGATCGCAGATTATACCCAAGCTGTTAAACTGTCACCCAACTATGCCGAAGCTTATAATAACCGTGCCAATGCCCGTGCAGCCATAGGTGAAAGGGATGGTTCCCTAGAAGATTACGACCAAGCAATTATTCTCAATCCGCGTTATGCGATCGCTTACAATAACCGAGGTAATGCTAGGGCGGCTCAAGGAGACAAACAAGGAGCCATATCCGACTACAACGAAGCCATACGCCTCAATCCCAACTTTGCACCAGCTTATAATAATCGCGGTAATGCCCGCGCCGCCCAAGGCGACAAACAAGGCGCTATGAAAGATTTAGAACAAGCCGCCGCCATTTTACAACGTCAAGGTAATAACGACTTGTATCAACAAGTCATGAATAATATGCAGGAACTTGGGCAATAG
- a CDS encoding valine--tRNA ligase, with amino-acid sequence MTATISNLPSLYDPFTTEAKWQKFWEDNQVYKADPNHSGEPYCVVIPPPNVTGSLHMGHAFESALIDVLVRYHRMQGRNTLWLPGTDHASIAVHTILERQLKKEGKTRAQLGREEFLNRAWQWKAESGGTIVNQLRRLGVSVDWSRERFTMDEGLSKAVVEAFVSLYNEKLIYRGEYLVNWCPATQSAVSDVEVESKEVDGNLWHFRYPLTDGSGYVEVATTRPETMLGDTGVAVNPNDDRYKHLIGKTLTLPIMQREIPVIGDELVDPAFGTGCVKVTPAHDPNDFEMGKRHNLPFINILNKDGTLNANAGEFQGQDRFVARKNVVSRLEADGFLVKVEDYKHTVPYSDRGKVPIEPLLSTQWFVKIRPLADNALQFLDQKDSPEFVPQRWTKVYRDWLVSLRDWCISRQLWWGHQIPAWYAVSETDGQITDTTPFVVAKSADEAWEKAKAQFGENVQLQQDPDVLDTWFSSGLWPFSTLGWPEQTADLAKYYPTTTLVTGFDIIFFWVARMTMMAGHFTGKMPFQTVYIHGLVRDENNKKMSKTANNGIDPLILIDKYGTDALRYTLVKEVAGAGQDIRLEYNRKTDESASVEAARNFANKLWNAARFVMMNLDGQTPSQLGQPLSTQHSALSTELSDRWILSRYHQVINQTTSYINNYGLGEAAKGIYEFIWGDFCDWYIELVKSRLQPGADPASRRAAQQILAYVLEGILKLLHPFMPHITEEIWQTLTQQNPDSPQTLALQAYPQANADLIDTALEAQFDLLIGTIRTIRNLRAEADVKPGAKVKVNLQTGNLQEQQILIAGQAYIQDLAKVETLSIAAEQKSQTVAPAKSRWSWKTIGLIFVGLIFLRVGLAVADTVNRIPLAGTFFQLVGLGYSMWFIARSILFAKPKPVNTVSQQPTAVAEPLPASEQTIAGVVGTVQVVIPLTGVVDIETVRAKLEKNLSKIEAEAQSLRGRLSNPKFVDKAPADVVQGAKDALAEAEKQAEILRDRLQALQ; translated from the coding sequence ATGACCGCAACTATCTCGAATCTTCCCAGTCTCTACGATCCCTTTACCACTGAAGCTAAGTGGCAAAAATTCTGGGAAGACAACCAAGTTTACAAAGCTGACCCAAATCATAGCGGTGAACCTTATTGTGTTGTAATTCCGCCGCCAAATGTCACTGGCAGTCTGCACATGGGTCACGCTTTTGAAAGTGCGCTAATTGATGTTCTGGTACGCTATCACCGAATGCAGGGACGCAATACTTTGTGGCTACCGGGTACTGACCACGCTAGTATTGCTGTCCACACAATATTAGAAAGACAACTCAAAAAAGAAGGTAAAACTCGCGCCCAGTTGGGGCGTGAGGAATTTCTGAACCGCGCTTGGCAGTGGAAGGCGGAGTCTGGGGGAACAATTGTGAATCAGTTGCGCCGCTTGGGTGTGTCGGTGGACTGGTCGCGGGAACGGTTCACAATGGATGAAGGCTTATCGAAAGCTGTGGTGGAAGCTTTTGTAAGTCTTTACAATGAAAAATTAATTTATCGTGGCGAATATTTGGTGAATTGGTGTCCGGCTACTCAGTCGGCGGTGTCGGATGTGGAGGTGGAATCAAAGGAGGTTGATGGTAATCTCTGGCATTTCCGCTATCCGCTAACAGATGGTTCTGGTTATGTGGAAGTGGCGACGACTCGACCGGAAACGATGTTGGGCGATACTGGGGTGGCGGTGAATCCCAATGATGATAGATATAAGCATTTGATTGGTAAAACTTTAACTCTGCCAATTATGCAGAGGGAAATTCCGGTTATTGGCGATGAGTTGGTTGATCCCGCTTTCGGGACTGGTTGCGTGAAGGTGACTCCAGCCCATGATCCCAATGATTTTGAAATGGGTAAGCGTCACAATCTGCCGTTTATTAATATCTTGAATAAGGATGGCACTCTCAACGCTAATGCTGGGGAGTTTCAAGGACAAGACCGTTTTGTGGCGAGAAAAAATGTCGTGTCTCGTTTAGAAGCGGATGGGTTTTTGGTGAAGGTAGAAGATTATAAGCATACCGTTCCTTATAGCGATCGCGGTAAAGTCCCCATTGAACCTCTCCTATCCACTCAATGGTTTGTCAAAATTCGCCCACTAGCAGACAACGCCCTACAATTTCTCGACCAAAAAGATTCTCCTGAGTTTGTTCCCCAACGCTGGACAAAGGTTTACCGTGATTGGTTGGTCAGTCTCAGAGATTGGTGTATTTCTCGTCAATTGTGGTGGGGACACCAAATTCCCGCTTGGTACGCGGTGAGTGAAACAGACGGACAAATTACTGATACTACGCCGTTTGTGGTGGCGAAATCGGCTGATGAAGCTTGGGAGAAGGCAAAAGCCCAATTTGGTGAAAATGTCCAGCTACAGCAAGACCCGGATGTATTAGATACTTGGTTTTCTTCGGGACTGTGGCCGTTCTCGACTTTGGGCTGGCCGGAACAAACTGCCGATTTAGCTAAGTACTACCCCACGACTACCTTAGTTACAGGTTTTGACATTATCTTTTTCTGGGTTGCCAGAATGACGATGATGGCTGGTCATTTTACGGGAAAAATGCCGTTCCAGACAGTTTACATCCACGGTTTGGTCAGGGATGAAAACAATAAGAAAATGTCGAAAACGGCGAATAATGGCATTGACCCGTTGATTTTGATTGATAAATACGGCACAGATGCCCTGCGCTATACCTTAGTTAAGGAAGTTGCGGGTGCAGGTCAAGATATTCGCTTAGAATACAACCGCAAAACTGATGAGTCAGCATCGGTGGAGGCTGCGCGTAACTTTGCGAATAAGTTGTGGAATGCGGCGCGGTTTGTGATGATGAATTTGGATGGGCAAACCCCCTCTCAACTCGGACAACCACTCAGCACTCAGCACTCAGCACTCAGCACTGAATTAAGCGATCGCTGGATTCTTTCTCGCTATCATCAAGTTATTAATCAAACTACCAGTTACATCAATAACTATGGTTTAGGGGAAGCCGCCAAGGGAATTTACGAATTTATTTGGGGCGATTTTTGCGACTGGTATATTGAGTTGGTGAAATCCCGCTTACAACCAGGTGCAGACCCCGCATCCCGCCGCGCCGCCCAACAAATCCTCGCCTACGTGCTGGAAGGGATTTTAAAATTACTGCATCCCTTTATGCCCCACATCACCGAGGAAATTTGGCAAACCCTCACCCAACAAAACCCAGATTCTCCACAAACTTTGGCTTTACAAGCTTATCCCCAAGCAAATGCCGACTTGATTGATACTGCTTTAGAAGCACAGTTTGACCTGCTAATCGGCACTATCCGCACAATTCGCAATTTACGGGCGGAGGCGGATGTTAAGCCAGGGGCAAAAGTCAAGGTGAATTTGCAAACAGGTAATTTGCAAGAACAGCAAATTCTCATAGCTGGGCAAGCTTATATTCAAGATTTAGCCAAGGTGGAAACCTTAAGCATTGCCGCCGAACAAAAAAGCCAAACTGTCGCACCCGCAAAATCACGCTGGAGTTGGAAAACAATTGGCTTAATATTTGTGGGGCTAATTTTTCTGCGCGTTGGTTTGGCTGTAGCCGACACAGTTAATCGCATTCCCTTAGCTGGTACTTTCTTTCAACTTGTGGGTTTAGGTTATAGTATGTGGTTTATTGCCCGCAGTATATTATTTGCCAAACCTAAACCAGTGAATACTGTCTCACAACAACCAACAGCAGTTGCAGAACCATTACCAGCCTCAGAACAAACCATTGCTGGGGTAGTTGGTACAGTTCAAGTGGTCATTCCCTTGACTGGTGTTGTTGATATTGAAACCGTACGTGCCAAATTAGAGAAAAACCTCAGCAAAATCGAAGCAGAAGCCCAGTCTCTCAGAGGTAGGTTAAGCAATCCTAAGTTTGTGGATAAAGCTCCCGCCGACGTGGTACAAGGGGCGAAAGATGCCTTAGCTGAAGCTGAGAAACAAGCCGAAATTTTGCGCGATCGCCTCCAGGCATTACAGTAA
- a CDS encoding ribonuclease D: MPYLNTDRAIHNMIAEYTQAATLWIDTEVADYNSRNPRLSLIQVLDDADDMSGDRVFLLDVLNQDDLVADFIQQVMLNPNIEKVFHNASYDVKFLGNKKAKNITCTLEISKKIPYYLLPAPNYQLKTLATILCNFHDIDKQEQSSDWSKRPLSEEQIDYAYLDCIYLAQVHKRLLELQAEGNPEPDTEDLIVLNARYTQIEEQWKLLNSEYEHLQERIKKAMQAQNVSETSAFKLTAYERKTVKAQFLELARLVQTQGLNLDFPITLTQKLQKDLGENLEQLSVEIDTSNALRLTPKTQETNGEDE; encoded by the coding sequence ATGCCTTACTTGAATACTGATCGTGCAATTCATAACATGATTGCTGAATATACTCAAGCTGCAACTTTGTGGATAGATACAGAAGTAGCTGATTATAATAGCCGAAATCCTAGGTTGTCGCTGATTCAGGTGTTAGATGATGCTGATGATATGAGTGGCGATCGCGTTTTTTTATTGGATGTATTAAATCAAGATGATTTGGTAGCTGATTTTATTCAGCAAGTAATGTTAAATCCGAATATTGAAAAAGTATTTCATAATGCCAGTTATGATGTCAAATTCCTCGGTAATAAAAAAGCTAAAAATATTACTTGTACCTTGGAAATCTCTAAAAAAATTCCTTATTATTTGTTACCAGCACCGAATTATCAACTCAAAACCCTTGCAACTATTTTATGTAACTTTCACGATATTGATAAACAAGAACAAAGTAGCGACTGGAGCAAAAGACCTTTATCAGAAGAACAAATAGACTACGCTTATCTTGACTGCATTTATCTTGCTCAAGTGCATAAACGTTTGTTAGAATTACAAGCAGAAGGTAATCCCGAACCAGATACAGAAGATTTAATAGTTCTGAATGCTAGATATACCCAAATAGAAGAACAATGGAAGCTATTAAACTCTGAATATGAACATTTACAAGAGCGCATTAAAAAAGCTATGCAGGCTCAAAATGTATCAGAAACATCTGCTTTTAAGTTGACAGCTTATGAACGCAAAACTGTAAAAGCCCAATTCTTAGAACTGGCAAGACTGGTACAAACTCAAGGATTAAATTTAGATTTTCCGATTACCTTGACTCAAAAGCTGCAAAAAGATTTAGGTGAAAATTTAGAACAATTATCTGTAGAGATAGATACATCTAATGCTTTGCGGCTAACTCCGAAAACTCAAGAAACTAATGGCGAAGATGAGTAG